In Nicotiana tabacum cultivar K326 chromosome 11, ASM71507v2, whole genome shotgun sequence, a single window of DNA contains:
- the LOC142165951 gene encoding uncharacterized protein LOC142165951 — MRFAPRGESTEWELRSPGGQDAKAESTNKTIIQNLKKKLDTAKGKWREMLLEVLWAYRTTPKSSIGETPFSLVYGAEALIPVEVGKPSTRFWHTNEESNNKAMATALELRDGRRESLLVRMAAQKQKIERYYNRRANLRYFRIRDLVLRKVTLNTRNPNEGKLGQNWEGPYRILGIVGKGSYKLNTMEGEQLPRN, encoded by the exons ATGCGATTCGCTCCTCGTGGTGAGTCAACTGAATGGGAGCTACGAAGCCCAGGAGGACAAGATGCAAAG GCTGAATCCACGAATAAAACCATTATTCAAAACCTGAAAAAGAAATTGGATACCGCCAAGGGAAAATGGCGAGAAATGCTACTCGAAGTGCTGTGGGCATATCGGACGACTCCAAAATCAAGCATAGGGGAGACACCTTTCTCCCTAGTATATGGTGCCGAAGCACTAATACCAGTGGAGGTCGGGAAACCAAGCACCAGATTCTGGCACACTAATGAGGAATCAAACAACAAAGCCATGGCAACGGCCCTCGAGCTGCGCGATGGAAGACGTGAATCCTTGCTGGTTCGGATGGCTGCCCAGAAGCAGAaaatcgaaagatattacaacAGGAGAGCGAATCTCCGATATTTCAGAATCAGAGACTTGGTCCTAAGAAAGGTTACTCTTAACACCCGAAACCCCaatgaagggaagctaggccAGAATTGGGAAGGGCCGTATCGTATCCTCGGGATAGTTGGAAAAGGCTCCTATAAGCTTAACACCATGGAGGGCGAACAACTCCCGAGAAACTAG